One Dama dama isolate Ldn47 chromosome 16, ASM3311817v1, whole genome shotgun sequence DNA window includes the following coding sequences:
- the LOC133071260 gene encoding cytochrome c oxidase subunit 7C, mitochondrial-like, giving the protein MLGQSIQRFTTSVVRRSHYEEGPGKNIPFSVENKWRLLAMMTLFFGSGFAAPFFIVRHQLLKK; this is encoded by the coding sequence ATGTTGGGACAGAGCATCCAGAGGTTCACAACCTCTGTGGTTCGTCGGAGCCACTACGAGGAGGGTCCAGGGAAGAATATACCATTTTCAGTGGAAAACAAGTGGAGGTTACTAGCTATGATGACTTTGTTCTTTGGGTCTGGATTTGCTGcacctttctttatagtgagACACCAACTGCTTAAAAAGTAA